One Halostella salina genomic region harbors:
- a CDS encoding CBS domain-containing protein, with the protein MRDTNTPDRRPTGEPDRRADPDRRSFRGEQPPQQGGQPPNQRPPNVDERRGAGGQQGAAGRQQQGGRRGSGAPQRGGGESVSPPPNRQSEFGSPQPGPARTEGRQSRGRGAERSNRQPEGGGRQSGRGSQGTGRAQQGTRRGGTQQAGGASQGVTEPHGGRQSRGGQDPHGSERAAGGQQPGAQSAGPGQPPETSQPAAAQPARNIPIQPVGVDRLATDDIVTADPDTPVATVVATLAERNVGSVVVAEDDRPVGIVTDRHIALALEERPDLTERAVEEIMTENPVTVGRDTDLFDAIRTLRDHEVRRVPVVDDDGRLSGILSLDDVLVVLGGELSAAVDVVESQSPRF; encoded by the coding sequence ATGAGAGACACCAACACGCCGGACCGCCGACCGACGGGAGAACCGGACCGACGAGCCGACCCGGACCGCCGGTCGTTCCGGGGCGAACAGCCACCACAGCAGGGAGGACAGCCGCCGAACCAGCGACCGCCGAACGTCGACGAGCGACGGGGTGCCGGCGGACAGCAGGGTGCCGCCGGCCGACAGCAGCAGGGCGGCCGCCGGGGGAGTGGCGCGCCACAACGCGGAGGTGGCGAGAGCGTCTCGCCCCCACCGAACCGACAGTCCGAGTTCGGGTCGCCGCAGCCCGGACCAGCGAGGACGGAGGGCAGACAGTCCCGGGGCCGCGGGGCCGAGCGGAGCAACCGGCAACCGGAAGGCGGCGGCCGGCAGTCGGGCAGGGGATCACAGGGCACCGGACGGGCACAGCAGGGGACCCGACGTGGCGGGACACAGCAAGCCGGCGGTGCGAGTCAGGGCGTGACTGAACCGCACGGCGGCCGGCAGTCACGCGGCGGGCAGGACCCGCACGGCAGCGAACGGGCGGCCGGCGGCCAGCAGCCGGGGGCGCAGTCGGCCGGTCCCGGGCAGCCGCCCGAGACGTCCCAGCCCGCGGCTGCACAGCCAGCGCGGAACATCCCGATCCAGCCGGTCGGCGTCGACCGGCTGGCGACCGACGACATCGTCACGGCCGACCCGGACACGCCGGTCGCGACGGTGGTCGCCACGCTGGCCGAGAGGAACGTCGGGTCGGTGGTCGTCGCGGAGGACGACCGACCCGTGGGGATCGTGACGGACCGACACATCGCGCTCGCGCTGGAGGAACGGCCCGACCTGACCGAGCGTGCCGTCGAGGAGATCATGACCGAGAACCCCGTCACCGTCGGACGCGACACGGACCTGTTCGACGCGATCCGGACCCTGCGCGACCACGAGGTCCGCCGGGTGCCGGTCGTCGACGACGACGGCCGGCTGTCGGGGATCCTCTCGCTGGACGACGTGCTGGTCGTCCTCGGCGGCGAACTGTCGGCCGCGGTCGACGTGGTCGAGTCGCAATCGCCGCGGTTCTGA
- a CDS encoding 30S ribosomal protein S12 translates to MANGKYAGRKLKRDRQKRRWSDSEYARRERGLEEKSDPLEGAPQGRGIVLEKIGIEAKQPNSAIRKCVRVQLIKNGKQVTAFCPGDGAISFIDEHDEVTIAGIGGAKGRAMGDIGGVNYKVEKVNGVSLIELVRGNAEKPVR, encoded by the coding sequence ATGGCAAACGGCAAGTACGCCGGGCGAAAGCTCAAGCGGGACCGCCAGAAGCGACGGTGGTCCGACTCGGAGTACGCCCGTCGTGAGCGCGGGCTCGAGGAGAAGTCCGACCCCCTCGAGGGCGCGCCCCAGGGCCGCGGCATCGTCCTCGAAAAGATCGGCATCGAAGCGAAACAGCCCAACTCCGCGATCCGGAAGTGCGTCCGGGTCCAGCTCATCAAGAACGGGAAGCAGGTCACCGCGTTCTGTCCCGGTGACGGCGCTATCTCCTTCATCGACGAGCACGACGAGGTCACCATCGCCGGCATCGGCGGCGCGAAGGGTCGCGCGATGGGCGACATCGGCGGCGTGAACTACAAGGTCGAGAAGGTCAACGGCGTCTCGCTCATCGAACTGGTCCGCGGTAACGCCGAGAAGCCGGTGCGATAA
- a CDS encoding 30S ribosomal protein S7, with protein MAAEDQPEPDKPAGTDDESVGAKLFGEYEVTGIEYADPSTERYITVTPVAHTMGRHAQKQFQKSEISVVERLINRLMQTDENTGKKTQALNIVRDAFETIEERADENPVQVLVTAVENAAPREETVRLKYGGISVPKAVDVAPQRRVDQALKFIAEGVYGDSFKTPTDVEDALADQLLGAANYDVQTYAINQKEEKERVAAAAR; from the coding sequence ATGGCGGCCGAAGACCAGCCCGAGCCGGACAAACCGGCGGGCACGGACGACGAGAGCGTCGGCGCGAAGCTGTTCGGCGAGTACGAGGTCACCGGCATCGAGTACGCCGACCCCTCGACCGAGCGCTACATCACGGTGACGCCCGTCGCGCACACGATGGGCCGCCACGCCCAGAAGCAGTTCCAGAAGTCGGAGATCTCGGTCGTCGAGCGACTCATCAACCGCCTGATGCAGACCGACGAGAACACGGGCAAGAAGACCCAGGCGCTGAACATCGTGCGGGACGCGTTCGAGACCATCGAGGAGCGGGCCGACGAGAACCCCGTGCAGGTGCTCGTCACCGCCGTCGAGAACGCCGCGCCTCGCGAGGAGACCGTCCGCCTGAAGTACGGCGGGATCAGCGTCCCGAAAGCCGTCGACGTCGCGCCCCAGCGCCGCGTCGACCAGGCGCTGAAGTTCATCGCCGAGGGCGTCTACGGCGACTCGTTCAAGACGCCGACCGACGTCGAGGACGCGCTGGCCGACCAGCTGCTCGGCGCGGCCAACTACGACGTCCAGACGTACGCGATCAACCAGAAAGAGGAGAAGGAGCGCGTCGCCGCCGCCGCGCGGTAA
- a CDS encoding saccharopine dehydrogenase family protein, whose product MEGTLLVYGSYGYTGELIVDRAVELGHDPTVAGRDAASVERQATEHGLDHRVFGLEYPEIVRDAVADADAVLNCAGPFAATADPLVEACLATGTDYLDVTGEMDVFERIAQRDREAEQAGVTLVPGVGFDVAATDCLAAYLESQLRSADRLTLALAGFDLYSPGTAKTALRALPRGGAVRRDGDIVDVPPAWRQREFDFGDGPESAVTVPWPDVSSAYYSTGIPNIEVYATVPDWAVSAMRLTAPLAPLFGRAPVRAALTRLVDAVVSEPTERERARNTVRTHGEVADDAGNRVAARLDTPDPYDVTAATAVAAAERTLAGDAPDGFGTPASAFGADFVLDVDGVRRTVTDAERATAVP is encoded by the coding sequence ATGGAAGGCACGCTGCTCGTCTACGGGTCGTACGGCTACACGGGGGAACTGATCGTCGACCGGGCGGTCGAACTCGGCCACGACCCGACCGTCGCCGGCCGCGACGCCGCGAGCGTGGAGCGACAGGCGACCGAGCACGGCCTCGACCACCGGGTGTTCGGGCTGGAATACCCCGAAATCGTCCGGGACGCGGTCGCCGACGCCGACGCGGTCCTCAACTGCGCCGGGCCGTTCGCGGCGACGGCCGACCCGCTGGTCGAGGCCTGTCTGGCGACGGGCACCGACTACCTCGACGTGACCGGGGAGATGGACGTGTTCGAGCGGATCGCCCAGCGCGACCGCGAGGCCGAGCAGGCCGGCGTCACGCTCGTTCCGGGCGTGGGGTTCGACGTGGCGGCGACCGACTGTCTGGCGGCGTATCTGGAGTCGCAACTGCGCTCGGCGGACCGGCTCACGCTGGCGCTTGCCGGGTTCGACCTGTACTCGCCCGGCACGGCGAAGACGGCGCTCCGGGCGCTGCCGCGTGGTGGGGCGGTGCGTCGGGACGGCGACATCGTCGACGTGCCGCCCGCGTGGCGGCAACGGGAGTTCGACTTCGGCGACGGCCCCGAGTCGGCCGTTACCGTCCCCTGGCCCGACGTGTCGTCGGCGTACTACTCGACGGGGATCCCGAACATCGAGGTGTACGCGACCGTCCCCGACTGGGCCGTCTCGGCGATGCGCCTGACTGCCCCGCTGGCACCCCTCTTCGGGCGCGCCCCGGTTCGGGCGGCGCTGACCCGACTCGTCGACGCCGTCGTCTCCGAACCGACCGAGCGGGAGCGCGCCCGCAACACCGTCCGGACCCACGGCGAGGTGGCGGACGACGCGGGCAACCGCGTCGCCGCGCGTCTGGACACGCCCGACCCGTACGACGTGACGGCGGCGACGGCCGTCGCGGCCGCCGAGCGCACCCTTGCCGGGGACGCGCCGGACGGCTTCGGGACGCCGGCCTCCGCGTTCGGGGCCGACTTCGTCCTCGACGTGGACGGGGTACGGCGGACCGTCACCGACGCGGAGCGGGCGACGGCAGTCCCGTAG
- a CDS encoding DUF7351 domain-containing protein produces the protein MTDDPADDADGVVERVSADDAFGLLGDDTRLGVLRALSEADGPLGFADLRAAAGVEDSGQFNYHLDRLVGQFVAKNEDGYLLTPAGRRVVGAVLAGQYTKGVESDPVAVDAACPHCDGTLAANFDEWNVRIACDDCDRNVIRLGVPPGAFEEYPRPEWPRVAERWTRREFGRFVDGFCPNCHGPTTSTLERSPEGVLDTYPFGVRYVCDRCGTGMFANVEAHVLFRPAVVAFHYERGIDVTETPIWELDWAVTPRAEAVAEDPLRVEVPVTVDGDRLRLTLDADATVVETRRE, from the coding sequence ATGACCGACGACCCGGCGGACGACGCCGACGGCGTGGTCGAGCGCGTGTCGGCCGACGACGCCTTCGGCCTGCTCGGCGACGACACCCGACTCGGCGTCCTGCGTGCGCTCTCCGAGGCCGACGGGCCGCTCGGCTTCGCAGACCTCCGAGCCGCGGCCGGCGTCGAGGACAGTGGGCAGTTCAACTACCACCTCGACCGGCTGGTCGGCCAGTTCGTCGCGAAGAACGAGGACGGGTACCTGCTGACGCCGGCCGGCAGGCGGGTGGTCGGCGCGGTCCTGGCCGGGCAGTACACCAAGGGGGTCGAGAGCGATCCCGTGGCGGTCGACGCCGCCTGCCCGCACTGCGACGGAACCCTCGCCGCCAACTTCGATGAGTGGAACGTCCGGATCGCCTGCGACGACTGTGACCGGAACGTGATCAGGCTCGGCGTGCCGCCCGGCGCGTTCGAGGAGTATCCGCGGCCGGAGTGGCCCCGGGTCGCGGAGCGCTGGACCCGGCGCGAGTTCGGCCGGTTCGTCGACGGCTTCTGCCCCAACTGCCACGGGCCGACCACGAGCACACTGGAGCGCTCCCCGGAGGGCGTCCTCGACACCTACCCCTTCGGCGTCCGCTACGTGTGTGACCGCTGTGGCACGGGCATGTTCGCCAACGTCGAAGCACACGTCCTCTTTCGTCCGGCGGTCGTCGCCTTCCACTACGAGCGGGGGATCGACGTGACGGAGACGCCGATCTGGGAGCTCGACTGGGCGGTCACGCCGCGGGCCGAGGCCGTCGCCGAAGACCCGCTCCGGGTCGAGGTGCCGGTGACGGTCGACGGCGACCGCCTCCGACTTACGCTCGACGCGGACGCGACCGTCGTCGAAACCCGCCGGGAGTGA
- a CDS encoding DUF5781 family protein, with protein MDVRVQGPGPAAPFLGARDLFETEYDLDRPVRVRVREDPDERTWTGHHDDHHTLNISRQAATSAMARELALHEYAHMRRHEAGHPSHTQSTEEALFLALAGKSVERRRLTQCYQIANHMKDIYADDITLSVGPPDKLVAFLESSLARAVVDAPGRPPGGVAHPADPAADPEITAVNAAFALAMVERHDLVDGDHRLYDLAGAAAADAPGIDVDRFRRRFRSLADDPDESEYRKALVDATREYAGGGGGRAAD; from the coding sequence ATGGACGTTCGCGTGCAGGGACCGGGTCCGGCCGCGCCGTTTCTCGGCGCGCGGGACCTGTTCGAGACGGAGTACGACCTGGACCGCCCGGTTCGCGTCCGCGTCCGCGAGGACCCGGACGAGCGGACCTGGACCGGCCACCACGACGACCACCACACCCTGAACATCTCCCGGCAGGCGGCCACGAGCGCGATGGCCCGCGAGCTCGCGCTCCACGAGTACGCCCACATGCGCCGCCACGAGGCCGGCCACCCCTCGCACACCCAGTCGACGGAGGAGGCGCTGTTTCTCGCGCTGGCCGGCAAGTCCGTCGAGCGCCGCCGGCTCACGCAGTGCTACCAGATCGCCAACCACATGAAGGACATCTACGCCGACGACATCACCCTCTCGGTCGGCCCGCCGGACAAGCTCGTCGCCTTCCTCGAATCGAGCCTGGCCCGAGCCGTCGTCGACGCACCGGGCAGGCCGCCGGGCGGCGTCGCCCATCCGGCCGACCCCGCCGCCGACCCGGAGATCACCGCCGTCAACGCCGCGTTCGCGCTGGCGATGGTCGAGCGCCACGACCTGGTCGATGGCGACCACCGCCTGTACGACCTGGCAGGGGCCGCCGCGGCCGACGCGCCCGGGATCGACGTCGACCGGTTCCGCCGGCGCTTCCGCTCGCTGGCGGACGACCCCGACGAGAGCGAGTACCGGAAGGCCCTCGTCGACGCGACCCGCGAGTACGCCGGCGGCGGTGGTGGACGGGCGGCCGACTGA
- a CDS encoding amino acid-binding protein: MTDEAEASADGGRRGDGDDHVAGVRSYTVRLELVDEPGELLRALQPIADNGGNLLSIFHERGNLTPRGHIPVEVDLECTPDRFDDVVAALRDAGVNVIQAGAEQYSEEMTVLLAGHLIDTDLSDTLNRIEECAGASVADISLSSPEGTADASSARLRLAVESGRVDDVLAGIRAVAEDKELRVIEPLTGGGETA; this comes from the coding sequence GTGACGGATGAGGCCGAGGCCAGCGCCGACGGCGGTCGGCGGGGGGACGGCGACGACCACGTCGCCGGCGTCCGGTCGTACACCGTCCGGCTGGAGCTCGTCGACGAACCGGGCGAACTGCTCCGGGCGCTCCAGCCGATCGCCGACAACGGCGGGAACCTCCTCTCGATCTTCCACGAACGCGGCAACCTCACGCCCCGGGGGCACATCCCCGTCGAGGTCGACCTGGAGTGTACGCCCGACCGGTTCGACGACGTGGTCGCGGCGCTGCGCGATGCCGGCGTCAACGTGATTCAGGCCGGCGCGGAGCAGTACAGCGAGGAGATGACCGTCCTGCTCGCCGGCCACCTCATCGACACGGACCTGTCGGACACGCTGAACCGGATCGAGGAGTGTGCCGGCGCGTCCGTCGCGGACATCTCGCTGTCGTCGCCCGAGGGGACCGCCGACGCGTCGTCCGCGCGGCTCCGGCTCGCCGTCGAGTCCGGCCGGGTCGACGACGTGCTGGCGGGGATCCGCGCGGTGGCCGAGGACAAGGAACTGCGCGTCATCGAGCCGCTGACGGGCGGAGGTGAGACCGCGTGA
- a CDS encoding HIT family protein yields MTDDCQFCRVVRDDETAHVLYEDDGTVAFLDRNPAVEGHTLVVPKRHREELLVGDDSTGVWETVQRVSTAIEAVLDPAGFSTVHTSGKLVGSVDHAHVHLLPRYEDDPVHIALERRTLRADTAERIASAVEAEL; encoded by the coding sequence ATGACCGACGACTGTCAGTTCTGCCGCGTGGTCCGGGACGACGAGACGGCCCACGTGCTGTACGAGGACGACGGGACGGTCGCGTTTCTCGACCGGAACCCGGCGGTCGAGGGCCACACGCTGGTCGTGCCGAAGCGACACCGCGAGGAACTGCTGGTCGGCGACGACTCGACCGGCGTGTGGGAAACCGTCCAGCGCGTCTCGACCGCGATAGAGGCGGTGCTCGACCCGGCGGGGTTCAGCACCGTTCACACGTCCGGAAAGCTGGTCGGCAGCGTCGACCACGCGCACGTCCACCTGCTCCCGCGGTACGAGGACGACCCGGTCCACATCGCGCTGGAGCGGCGGACGCTCCGGGCGGACACGGCGGAGCGGATCGCGTCGGCGGTGGAGGCAGAGCTGTAG
- a CDS encoding elongation factor EF-2, whose protein sequence is MGRRKKIVEQCERLMDEPEQIRNIAIAAHVDHGKTTLTDNLLAGAGMISDDTAGEQLAMDTEEDEQERGITIDAANVSMTHEYEDDDYLINLIDTPGHVDFGGDVTRAMRAVDGALVVVDAVEGAMPQTETVLRQALREGVKPTLFINKVDRLISELQEGPEEMQERLLAVIREVNDLIRGMTEEMEDIDEDWTVSVEDGTVGFGSALYKWGVSFPSMQRTGMDFGDIMELERSDKRQELHERTPLSDVVLDMVCEHFPNPVDAQPRRIPRIWRGDADSELADTMRLVDEDGEVVLMVTDIGVDPHAGEIAAGRVFSGTLEKGQELYVSGTAGKNRIQSVGIYMGGEREEVERVPAGNIAAVTGLKDAIAGSTVSSVEMTPFESIEHISEPVITKSIEAKNMDDLPKLIETLRQVSKEDPTIQIEINEDTGEHLISGQGELHLEVQTQRIERNQGIPVNTGEPIVVFREAPQQPTQEVEGISPNRHNRFYISLQPLNEEIVEKIQLGDVSMNMPEQERREALQDAGMDKDTSQNVEHIHGTNILIDDTKGIQHLNETMELVIEGLEEALDDGPLANEPVQGSLIRLHDARLHEDTIHRGPAQVIPAVREAVHRALIRSEVRLLEPIQDVRIDVPNEYMGSASGEIQGRRGRVDDMYQEGDLMVVEGVAPVEEMIGFSSDIRSATEGRASWNTENAGFQVMADNLQRDQIMEIRERKGMKMELPESIDYF, encoded by the coding sequence ATGGGCCGACGCAAGAAGATCGTCGAACAGTGTGAACGGCTGATGGACGAGCCGGAGCAGATCCGGAACATCGCCATCGCCGCACACGTCGACCACGGCAAGACGACGCTGACGGACAACCTGCTCGCCGGCGCGGGCATGATCTCCGACGACACGGCGGGCGAACAGCTCGCCATGGACACGGAGGAGGACGAGCAGGAGCGCGGTATCACCATCGACGCCGCGAACGTCTCGATGACCCACGAGTACGAGGACGACGACTACCTCATCAACCTCATCGACACGCCGGGCCACGTCGACTTCGGCGGCGACGTGACCCGTGCGATGCGCGCCGTCGACGGCGCGCTCGTGGTGGTCGACGCCGTCGAGGGCGCGATGCCCCAGACGGAGACGGTGCTGCGGCAGGCGCTCCGCGAGGGCGTCAAGCCGACCCTGTTCATCAACAAGGTCGACCGCCTCATCTCCGAACTGCAGGAAGGTCCCGAGGAGATGCAGGAGCGCCTGCTCGCGGTCATCCGCGAGGTCAACGACCTCATCCGCGGGATGACCGAGGAGATGGAAGACATCGACGAGGACTGGACCGTCTCCGTCGAGGACGGCACCGTCGGCTTCGGGTCGGCGCTGTACAAGTGGGGCGTCTCGTTCCCGTCGATGCAGCGCACCGGGATGGACTTCGGCGACATCATGGAGCTGGAGCGCTCGGACAAGCGCCAGGAGCTCCACGAGCGCACGCCGCTCTCGGACGTCGTGCTCGACATGGTCTGTGAGCACTTCCCGAACCCCGTCGACGCCCAGCCCCGTCGTATCCCGCGCATCTGGCGCGGCGACGCCGACTCCGAGCTGGCCGACACGATGCGCCTGGTCGACGAGGACGGCGAGGTCGTCCTGATGGTCACCGACATCGGCGTCGACCCCCACGCCGGCGAGATCGCCGCGGGCCGCGTCTTCTCCGGCACGCTGGAGAAGGGCCAGGAGCTGTACGTCTCCGGCACCGCCGGCAAGAACCGCATCCAGAGCGTCGGGATCTACATGGGCGGCGAGCGCGAGGAGGTCGAGCGCGTCCCCGCCGGCAACATCGCCGCCGTCACCGGCCTGAAGGACGCCATCGCCGGCTCGACGGTGTCCAGCGTCGAGATGACGCCGTTCGAGTCCATCGAGCACATCTCGGAGCCGGTCATCACGAAGTCCATCGAGGCCAAGAACATGGACGACCTGCCGAAGCTCATCGAGACGCTCCGCCAGGTGTCCAAGGAGGACCCGACGATCCAGATCGAGATCAACGAGGACACGGGCGAACACCTCATCTCCGGGCAGGGCGAACTCCACCTCGAAGTCCAGACCCAGCGCATCGAGCGCAACCAGGGCATCCCGGTCAACACCGGCGAACCGATCGTCGTGTTCCGCGAGGCGCCCCAGCAGCCGACCCAGGAAGTCGAGGGGATCTCGCCGAACCGCCACAACCGCTTCTACATCTCGCTCCAGCCGCTCAACGAGGAGATCGTCGAGAAGATCCAGCTCGGCGACGTGTCGATGAACATGCCCGAGCAGGAGCGCCGCGAGGCCCTGCAGGACGCCGGCATGGACAAGGACACGTCCCAGAACGTCGAGCACATCCACGGGACGAACATCCTCATCGACGACACGAAGGGTATCCAGCACCTGAACGAGACGATGGAGCTCGTCATCGAGGGGCTGGAGGAGGCACTCGACGACGGCCCGCTGGCAAACGAGCCGGTCCAGGGGTCGCTCATCCGCCTCCACGACGCCCGACTCCACGAGGACACCATCCACCGCGGTCCCGCGCAGGTCATCCCCGCGGTCCGCGAGGCCGTCCACCGCGCGCTCATCCGCTCGGAGGTCCGCCTGCTCGAACCGATCCAGGACGTCCGCATCGACGTGCCCAACGAGTACATGGGCTCGGCCTCCGGCGAGATCCAGGGTCGCCGCGGCCGCGTCGACGACATGTACCAGGAGGGCGACCTGATGGTCGTCGAGGGCGTCGCGCCCGTCGAGGAGATGATCGGCTTCTCCAGCGACATCCGCTCGGCCACCGAGGGCCGTGCCTCCTGGAACACCGAGAACGCCGGGTTCCAGGTCATGGCCGACAACCTCCAGCGCGACCAGATCATGGAGATCCGGGAGCGCAAGGGGATGAAGATGGAGCTGCCCGAGTCGATCGACTACTTCTAA
- a CDS encoding PQQ-dependent sugar dehydrogenase produces the protein MDDRWSRRRFIAAAGIAGLAGCSSSDPSTTTPTTGTGTTTTAEPQPPDYDLSTDHDAESWARYDPEWEAPSSSPLTGDVGTEILVENLEIPWDLSFTDNGEVFITERVGRIKSFADGEVQNVTAPIDAIDAESVEPGEEEQTWWVEGGEGGTLGVAAHPDYPDPPVVYAYYTYQDGDQRYNKVAYFDVSADDPSRHAGTLIDGIPADNIHNGGRITFGPSNYLWIGTGDAGQKALAGDPENLAGKILRLTPEGDPAPDNPDVGDPRVYTYGHRNPQGITFLPDASTVIDEHGPAAHDEVNLLAAGDDYGWPDVRTREEYESAEDVHPPLMNTPRSIAPSGSVFYTGDAVPEWSNRMIIGTLTGQRIHVVTLTPEGAELPPAEDGTRFDAGYFDDAYTATSHRAFENVLGRVRHVEQGPNGELYAITSNRDGRSREGFPTERDDVLVRFTVDGE, from the coding sequence ATGGACGACCGCTGGTCCCGTCGCAGGTTCATCGCAGCCGCGGGGATCGCCGGCCTCGCCGGTTGTAGCTCGTCGGACCCCTCCACCACGACTCCGACGACAGGCACGGGAACGACGACAACAGCCGAGCCGCAGCCGCCGGATTACGACCTCTCGACCGACCACGACGCCGAGTCGTGGGCCCGGTACGACCCCGAGTGGGAGGCGCCCTCGTCGTCGCCGCTGACCGGCGACGTCGGGACGGAGATACTCGTCGAGAACCTCGAGATCCCGTGGGACCTCTCCTTCACTGACAACGGCGAGGTGTTCATCACCGAGCGCGTCGGGCGGATCAAGTCCTTCGCCGACGGCGAGGTGCAGAACGTCACCGCGCCGATCGACGCCATCGACGCGGAGTCGGTCGAACCGGGCGAGGAGGAGCAGACCTGGTGGGTCGAGGGCGGCGAGGGCGGCACCCTCGGGGTCGCCGCCCATCCCGACTACCCGGACCCGCCGGTCGTGTACGCCTACTACACCTATCAGGACGGCGACCAGCGGTACAACAAGGTCGCCTACTTCGACGTGAGCGCCGACGACCCGAGCCGACACGCCGGGACGCTCATCGACGGCATCCCGGCCGACAACATCCACAACGGCGGCCGGATCACGTTCGGCCCGTCGAACTACCTCTGGATCGGGACGGGCGACGCGGGGCAGAAGGCGCTGGCGGGGGACCCGGAGAACCTCGCCGGGAAGATCCTCCGGCTGACGCCCGAGGGCGACCCCGCGCCGGACAACCCCGACGTCGGCGACCCGAGGGTGTACACCTACGGCCACCGCAACCCCCAGGGGATCACGTTCCTCCCGGACGCGTCGACGGTGATCGACGAGCACGGCCCGGCGGCACACGACGAGGTGAACCTGCTCGCGGCCGGCGACGACTACGGCTGGCCGGACGTGCGCACCCGCGAGGAGTACGAGTCGGCCGAGGACGTCCACCCGCCACTGATGAACACGCCCCGCTCCATCGCGCCGAGCGGGTCGGTGTTCTACACGGGCGACGCCGTCCCGGAGTGGTCGAACCGGATGATAATCGGCACGCTGACCGGCCAGCGCATCCACGTCGTCACGCTCACGCCGGAAGGCGCGGAGCTACCGCCCGCCGAGGACGGCACGCGCTTCGACGCCGGCTACTTCGACGACGCGTACACCGCCACGTCGCACCGGGCGTTCGAGAACGTGCTCGGCCGCGTCCGCCACGTCGAGCAGGGACCGAACGGCGAGCTGTACGCGATCACCTCCAACCGCGACGGTCGGTCCCGCGAGGGGTTCCCGACCGAGCGCGACGACGTGCTGGTCAGGTTCACCGTCGACGGCGAGTGA
- a CDS encoding MFS transporter, translating to MWRDAAPPVRKYYAYQAVSSTGFITPIFTLFMLARGLSYSEIATLSAVVAVLVTVGEIPTGYVGDRVGRRNSLVASTLLLVASLVGFVWARSFPAFVVLYALWAVGLTFASGSDSAWLYDTLDGRGDAEAFTRIRGRGQSVRRGASVVTMIAGSLLYVVEPTVPFLAGAALNALGVPVLLSMPRNEGYAEGTGDRLTAAEAVDVVRRALTRPALRTFLLYVGLFFGVVSASNTYVQPVTVDVLESHVAAFGIPEEATLGVLYAGFTGVAGVASYHAGTVEDALGLRRAVLFVPVAVAAALVVPRTLPLVALPAFFAMRAADALLRPMASGYLNDRIAGAGRATVLSAASMAYAVLRVPLILAGGVVADAAGPLTAVAGFGGVFLVAGVLLGRFASPVVGGSASGVAEGT from the coding sequence GTGTGGCGTGACGCCGCCCCGCCCGTCCGGAAGTACTACGCCTACCAGGCGGTGTCGTCGACGGGCTTCATCACCCCGATCTTCACCCTGTTCATGCTCGCACGGGGACTGTCCTACAGCGAAATCGCGACGCTGTCGGCGGTCGTGGCGGTGCTGGTGACCGTCGGCGAGATCCCGACGGGGTACGTCGGCGACCGGGTCGGTCGGCGGAACAGCCTCGTGGCGAGCACGCTCCTGCTCGTCGCGTCGCTGGTCGGGTTCGTGTGGGCGCGGTCGTTCCCCGCCTTCGTCGTCCTGTACGCGCTGTGGGCGGTCGGGCTGACGTTCGCCTCCGGGAGCGACAGCGCGTGGCTGTACGACACGCTCGACGGACGGGGCGACGCCGAGGCGTTCACCCGCATCCGGGGGCGCGGACAGTCAGTCAGGCGCGGGGCGAGCGTGGTGACGATGATCGCCGGCAGCCTGCTGTACGTCGTCGAGCCGACGGTCCCGTTCCTCGCCGGCGCTGCGCTGAACGCCCTCGGCGTCCCGGTGTTACTGTCGATGCCGCGAAACGAGGGGTATGCGGAGGGGACGGGCGACAGGCTCACCGCCGCCGAGGCCGTGGACGTGGTCCGGCGGGCGCTGACCCGGCCGGCGCTCCGCACGTTCCTCCTCTACGTCGGCCTCTTCTTCGGGGTCGTCTCGGCGTCGAACACGTACGTCCAGCCGGTGACCGTCGACGTGCTGGAGTCCCACGTCGCGGCGTTCGGGATCCCGGAGGAGGCGACGCTCGGCGTGCTGTACGCCGGCTTCACCGGCGTCGCCGGCGTCGCGAGCTACCACGCCGGGACGGTCGAGGACGCGCTCGGGCTCCGCCGGGCGGTGCTGTTCGTCCCGGTCGCCGTCGCCGCCGCGCTCGTCGTGCCCCGGACGCTGCCCCTCGTCGCGCTGCCGGCGTTTTTCGCCATGCGAGCCGCCGACGCCCTGCTCCGGCCGATGGCGAGCGGCTACCTCAACGACCGGATCGCGGGCGCGGGCCGGGCGACGGTGCTGTCGGCGGCGTCGATGGCGTACGCCGTCCTCCGGGTGCCGCTTATCCTCGCCGGCGGCGTCGTCGCGGACGCCGCCGGGCCGCTGACGGCCGTCGCCGGGTTCGGGGGCGTTTTCCTGGTCGCCGGCGTCCTGCTCGGGCGGTTCGCGTCGCCCGTCGTCGGTGGTTCGGCGTCCGGCGTCGCCGAGGGGACGTAG